One Lentimicrobiaceae bacterium genomic window carries:
- a CDS encoding phosphoenolpyruvate carboxylase, with product MGKPAGLHEFEKLVINKFNVYNSLFLNLPFKQVNNTGVLIPLMHQLFKNGLDAGHDPLEILESFFSKHANIGSEEQKIAYMFRVIQYVERQIVLYDSVEDAAFDKMQEIDSSLSIKDFIHLANSTKNKNEIAEKLSSFSARIVFTAHPTQFYPPSVLDIIDKLRLLILKNDIDGIDLVLQQLGLTSLVNSQKPTPFDEAKNIIYFLRNVYYQAVGELYSHIKKQLKEYAFDNHDIIKLGFWPGGDRDGNPFVTSETTMQVADELRMTLMKCYYQDVKKLSHKLTFREVEDVMKNLRDHIYNAIFNAEASIRYEEILIPLHMVRELLIVKYNSLYLDELESLIDKVTIFKTHFAALDIRQNHSVHEQTVTEILKREKLIQNSLADIDESVLIDILLHQNIEINENNFEEAIIKDTIRTFRILQLVQQKNGAEGCNRYIISNSEDIFSVLFVYALFRWCGWQNREITFDIVPLFESMEGMKNSGGIMQKLFDIQEYKRHVCNRQNKQTIMLGFSDGTKDGGYLKANWSIFQTKEILSEVCQANDIKAIFFDGRGGPPARGGGKTHRFYAAHGKKIANHEIQLTIQGQTITSTYGTKEHFMFNCEQLLTAGLSNHIFKEENAISNANNQLISQLAQISFAKYTSLKNHPKFVPYLENKSTLRYYGQANIGSRPVKRGHEKKLEFKDLRAISFVGSWSQLKQNVPGFFGIGTAIQVLINEGKLDNLKQLFIEVPFFKALILNSMMSLSKSYFELTGYIAKDEEYREFWNILHDEFNLSIKMVLLISGYSQLMEEEPVTRSSIEIREQIVLPLLIIQQYALQKLEEDSPYKTIYEKIVRRSLYGNINASRNSA from the coding sequence ATGGGAAAGCCGGCCGGGTTGCATGAGTTTGAAAAGTTGGTTATCAACAAGTTTAATGTATACAACAGCCTGTTTCTTAATCTCCCTTTCAAACAGGTAAACAATACAGGTGTACTTATACCTCTTATGCATCAGTTGTTTAAAAACGGATTGGATGCGGGACACGACCCCTTGGAAATACTGGAGTCTTTTTTTAGTAAACATGCAAACATCGGGTCTGAAGAGCAAAAGATTGCTTATATGTTCAGGGTAATTCAATATGTTGAAAGGCAGATAGTATTGTATGATAGCGTGGAGGATGCAGCATTTGACAAAATGCAGGAAATAGACAGCAGTTTGTCAATAAAGGATTTTATTCATCTGGCAAACAGTACGAAAAATAAGAATGAAATAGCAGAGAAGCTTTCTTCATTTAGTGCCCGTATTGTTTTTACAGCGCATCCAACCCAGTTTTATCCACCTTCGGTGTTAGATATTATCGATAAGCTGAGGTTGCTGATTTTGAAGAATGACATTGATGGCATTGACCTTGTTTTACAACAACTTGGGTTAACATCATTGGTGAACTCTCAGAAACCAACGCCTTTTGATGAGGCTAAAAATATTATCTATTTTTTAAGAAATGTTTATTATCAGGCAGTTGGCGAGCTTTATTCACACATTAAAAAACAATTGAAGGAATATGCTTTTGATAATCATGATATCATAAAACTGGGTTTTTGGCCGGGAGGCGACAGAGATGGCAATCCCTTTGTTACGTCAGAAACTACAATGCAGGTGGCCGATGAACTTCGGATGACACTTATGAAATGTTATTATCAGGATGTAAAAAAGCTTTCGCACAAGCTTACTTTCAGAGAAGTGGAAGATGTGATGAAAAACCTCAGAGATCACATTTATAATGCCATTTTTAATGCTGAAGCCAGCATTCGTTATGAAGAAATTCTGATTCCTCTCCATATGGTGAGAGAGTTGCTGATTGTGAAGTATAATAGTCTTTATCTGGATGAGCTTGAAAGCCTTATTGACAAAGTTACCATATTCAAAACACATTTTGCAGCTCTTGATATAAGGCAGAATCACAGCGTTCACGAACAAACTGTTACTGAAATTTTAAAAAGGGAAAAACTCATCCAAAATAGCCTGGCTGATATTGATGAAAGTGTTTTGATTGATATTCTTTTACACCAGAATATTGAAATAAATGAAAATAACTTTGAGGAGGCAATCATTAAAGATACTATCAGAACATTCAGGATTCTTCAGCTGGTTCAACAAAAAAACGGTGCAGAAGGCTGCAACAGATATATCATCAGCAATTCAGAGGATATTTTCTCAGTGTTATTTGTTTACGCTCTTTTTAGATGGTGTGGCTGGCAAAACCGCGAAATAACTTTTGACATTGTTCCTCTTTTTGAGTCTATGGAAGGAATGAAGAACTCGGGAGGCATAATGCAGAAACTTTTTGATATACAGGAATACAAGAGGCATGTTTGTAACCGCCAGAATAAGCAAACAATCATGCTGGGTTTTTCTGATGGAACAAAGGATGGAGGTTATCTGAAAGCGAACTGGTCTATTTTTCAAACAAAGGAAATCTTAAGTGAAGTATGCCAGGCAAATGACATCAAGGCTATTTTCTTTGATGGCAGAGGCGGACCTCCGGCACGCGGAGGGGGCAAAACCCATCGTTTTTATGCTGCTCATGGAAAAAAAATTGCCAATCACGAAATCCAGCTGACCATTCAGGGGCAAACAATTACCAGTACCTATGGGACAAAAGAGCACTTTATGTTTAATTGTGAGCAGTTGCTTACAGCCGGTTTGTCCAATCATATTTTTAAAGAAGAAAATGCCATATCTAATGCGAATAACCAACTCATAAGTCAACTTGCCCAAATCAGTTTCGCGAAGTACACTTCCTTGAAAAATCATCCCAAATTTGTGCCGTATCTCGAAAACAAGAGTACACTTCGTTATTATGGGCAGGCTAATATTGGCAGCCGGCCTGTTAAAAGAGGGCATGAGAAAAAGCTTGAGTTTAAAGATTTGCGTGCCATTTCCTTTGTAGGCTCATGGAGTCAGTTAAAGCAGAACGTTCCTGGCTTTTTTGGCATCGGCACAGCCATCCAAGTGTTAATTAATGAAGGGAAACTCGATAATTTGAAGCAACTATTTATTGAGGTGCCTTTTTTCAAGGCATTGATACTTAACAGTATGATGTCACTCTCGAAAAGTTATTTTGAGCTAACAGGTTATATTGCCAAAGATGAGGAATACAGAGAGTTTTGGAATATTCTGCATGACGAATTTAATTTATCCATAAAAATGGTTTTGCTTATTTCCGGTTATTCTCAATTAATGGAAGAAGAGCCTGTTACCAGAAGTTCGATTGAAATCAGAGAACAAATTGTTTTGCCATTATTGATAATTCAACAATATGCATTGCAAAAACTGGAAGAGGATTCGCCCTATAAAACCATTTATGAAAAAATAGTCAGGCGATCGTTGTATGGCAACATCAATGCCAGCCGGAATTCAGCCTGA
- the moaC gene encoding cyclic pyranopterin monophosphate synthase MoaC, which produces MSTKKFSHTDEQGKANMVDVGDKPVQHRTAVAEGNILLSPVTVKLIRENQMQKGDVLTIAEIAGIQAAKETSRLIPLCHPLQLTKVEVKTLLTDTGVYVTAMARCLGQTGVEMEALTAVSISLLTVYDMCKAVDKKMVMENIRLIEKKKTDIQS; this is translated from the coding sequence ATGAGCACAAAAAAATTTTCGCATACCGACGAACAAGGCAAAGCCAATATGGTTGATGTTGGAGATAAACCTGTTCAACACCGCACAGCTGTGGCCGAAGGCAACATACTGCTTTCACCCGTGACAGTGAAGCTTATTCGCGAAAATCAAATGCAAAAAGGAGATGTGCTTACCATAGCTGAAATTGCCGGCATACAGGCAGCCAAAGAAACCAGCCGGCTTATTCCCTTGTGCCATCCATTGCAACTTACCAAAGTTGAAGTCAAAACATTACTGACTGACACCGGCGTATATGTTACAGCCATGGCCAGATGCCTCGGACAAACCGGCGTTGAAATGGAAGCACTTACAGCTGTAAGTATATCACTATTAACTGTGTACGATATGTGCAAAGCAGTTGACAAAAAGATGGTTATGGAAAACATCCGTCTTATTGAAAAAAAGAAAACTGATATTCAAAGTTAG
- a CDS encoding GTP 3',8-cyclase MoaA: MYDSFDRKINYLRISVTDRCNLRCIYCMPEEGIKMLQHNEVLSFEEIDEITRIAVSMGVNKVRITGGEPLVRKGIVSLIEMLGKIEGITDLSMTTNGILLDKYAALLKKAGLHRINVSLDSLNPEKFRKLTRGGDLSHVLSGIEAAKKAGLTPIKINCVVQKSSEEPDAVRVADYCHRNGLQVRFIHQMSLTEGHFSVVEGGSGGDCSTCSRLRLTANGKLMPCLFSDLEFDVREMGIQRAIQAALDNKPACGSMNLSGEFYNIGG; this comes from the coding sequence ATGTACGACAGTTTTGACAGAAAAATAAATTACCTGCGCATATCGGTTACCGACCGGTGTAATTTACGTTGCATTTATTGCATGCCCGAAGAGGGTATTAAAATGCTACAACACAACGAGGTACTTTCATTTGAAGAAATCGATGAAATTACCCGTATTGCAGTTTCAATGGGCGTAAATAAGGTTCGCATTACAGGGGGAGAGCCTCTTGTGAGAAAAGGAATTGTCAGTCTGATTGAAATGCTGGGCAAAATTGAAGGAATCACTGACCTTTCAATGACCACCAATGGCATACTGCTGGACAAATATGCTGCATTGCTGAAAAAAGCAGGACTTCACCGTATAAATGTGAGTCTCGACAGCTTAAATCCGGAAAAATTCAGGAAACTTACCCGGGGGGGCGACCTCAGCCATGTGCTTTCAGGGATTGAAGCTGCAAAAAAAGCGGGACTAACCCCCATCAAAATCAATTGCGTTGTTCAAAAATCATCTGAAGAACCTGATGCTGTAAGAGTGGCGGACTATTGCCACAGAAATGGGCTACAGGTTCGCTTTATTCACCAGATGAGCCTGACAGAAGGACATTTTTCTGTTGTAGAAGGGGGCTCCGGGGGAGATTGCAGTACATGCAGCCGTTTAAGGCTTACAGCCAACGGAAAACTAATGCCTTGCCTTTTTAGCGACCTGGAATTTGATGTCAGAGAAATGGGCATTCAGCGTGCCATTCAAGCCGCACTTGATAACAAACCAGCCTGTGGAAGCATGAATCTGAGTGGCGAATTTTATAATATTGGCGGATAG
- a CDS encoding serine hydrolase, whose translation MKRYRFFIMLIYLLAGCNFQESATDFTGFWEGPHPENKDKKFYIRLFLQNDSIQAKGYWTLHRFYSSEFEVKSVTVSNDSIRFYVPAWNCLYTGRISENQIRGGFNCDGEPFDTVVLKKNDVIGTRLVEAKYGCSSAGYKYKYFAPPMLNDGIQSSFLKSKNDSAFINKIIAEIMKGEYGRINSFLMLKNNKLVCEEYFYGYTRNDLHQIESSTKSITSLLTGIAFDKGLIANINEPLYTLFPEYPHLRTIKYRQITISNLLTMTSGFAVDDHQLFQSANRIDYALKRKLTNEAGRVFAYDGGNTEILGAILKKKTGSFADAFAMENLFKPLGIHQYDWALQNQQGFPCMSGTLRMLPRDLLKIGLLVLNHGTYQHKQVISKHWIEESTSAKIATQIEDDKYAYHWWNITIKSQQKGYNTIWANGLGSQFIYIFPALNVVIVTTGHNYENDSWAITSGIAKYLYLLDN comes from the coding sequence ATGAAACGTTACAGATTTTTTATAATGCTCATTTATTTGCTTGCCGGTTGCAACTTTCAAGAATCCGCTACTGATTTTACTGGCTTCTGGGAAGGTCCGCACCCCGAAAACAAGGATAAAAAATTCTACATCCGGTTATTTTTACAAAATGATTCTATTCAGGCAAAAGGTTACTGGACACTTCATAGATTTTACAGTTCTGAATTTGAAGTAAAGAGTGTAACTGTCAGTAATGACAGCATCCGCTTTTATGTTCCGGCATGGAATTGCTTATATACTGGCCGGATTTCTGAAAATCAGATAAGAGGAGGCTTTAATTGCGATGGAGAACCATTTGACACGGTTGTCCTGAAAAAAAATGACGTGATTGGAACACGCCTTGTTGAAGCTAAATATGGATGCAGTTCTGCCGGGTATAAATACAAATACTTTGCTCCGCCAATGCTAAATGATGGAATTCAGTCTTCATTTTTAAAGTCAAAAAATGACTCAGCATTTATAAATAAAATAATTGCTGAAATCATGAAGGGAGAATATGGCCGCATCAACTCCTTTTTAATGTTAAAAAACAACAAACTGGTCTGCGAAGAATACTTTTACGGATATACACGAAATGATCTCCATCAGATAGAGTCATCAACAAAAAGTATAACTTCTTTGCTAACCGGAATAGCATTTGACAAAGGGCTCATAGCAAATATAAATGAACCGTTGTATACGCTATTTCCTGAATATCCACATCTGAGAACGATTAAATACAGACAAATTACAATATCTAATCTGCTTACCATGACTTCAGGGTTTGCGGTTGATGATCACCAACTTTTTCAAAGCGCCAACCGGATTGACTATGCTTTAAAACGAAAATTGACCAATGAGGCAGGTCGTGTGTTTGCTTATGATGGAGGAAACACCGAAATTCTGGGTGCCATCTTAAAGAAAAAAACAGGATCATTTGCCGATGCCTTCGCGATGGAAAACCTATTCAAACCTTTAGGTATCCATCAATATGATTGGGCTCTTCAAAACCAACAGGGGTTTCCGTGTATGAGTGGAACCTTAAGAATGCTACCACGCGACCTGTTAAAAATTGGATTACTGGTCTTGAACCACGGAACATATCAACACAAACAGGTTATTTCAAAGCACTGGATTGAGGAATCAACAAGTGCCAAAATAGCAACACAAATTGAGGACGATAAATATGCATATCACTGGTGGAATATTACAATAAAATCACAACAAAAAGGCTATAACACGATATGGGCTAATGGGTTGGGGAGTCAATTTATTTACATTTTCCCGGCATTAAACGTTGTTATAGTAACCACAGGGCATAATTATGAAAATGACTCCTGGGCAATAACAAGCGGCATCGCTAAATATTTGTATCTACTAGACAACTGA
- a CDS encoding HDIG domain-containing protein, protein MLLPREEALLLLHQYIKNERMIAHSLASEAVMRALAQRLGRDVEKWGLAGLLHDLDVEVTNASPTLHALETARILTEMGIDTDVVEAIKMHNEMATGKDRSTEFEHALAAGETITGLITATAMVYPDKKVASVKPKSVVKRMKEKAFAASVKRENIMECEKTGIPLDEFAALAIAAMTSIASDIGL, encoded by the coding sequence ATGCTTTTACCAAGAGAAGAAGCCCTGTTACTGCTTCATCAATATATAAAAAACGAACGGATGATTGCTCATTCACTTGCCTCAGAAGCTGTAATGCGGGCACTGGCACAGAGGCTGGGGCGCGATGTTGAAAAATGGGGGCTAGCAGGACTACTGCACGATTTGGATGTGGAAGTTACCAACGCTTCACCTACACTTCATGCGCTTGAAACTGCCCGCATTTTAACTGAAATGGGTATTGACACAGATGTTGTTGAAGCCATTAAAATGCACAACGAAATGGCTACCGGCAAAGACAGGAGCACTGAATTTGAACATGCACTTGCAGCTGGAGAAACCATAACCGGGCTTATTACAGCCACCGCAATGGTTTATCCCGACAAAAAAGTAGCATCAGTTAAACCCAAATCTGTTGTTAAGCGCATGAAGGAAAAAGCATTTGCAGCATCAGTAAAGCGCGAAAATATTATGGAATGTGAAAAAACGGGAATTCCGTTAGATGAATTTGCAGCGCTGGCTATAGCTGCCATGACAAGCATTGCAAGTGATATCGGACTATAA
- a CDS encoding MOSC domain-containing protein → MDIKVVSVNISEKKGTVKHPVAQIELNDTGVLGDAHSGKWHRQVSLLGTESFHKFQKQANRQLNYGEFAENITTEGIILYETHPLDRFIIGEALLEVTQIGKKCHGDGCAIYREVGNCVMPKEGIFCRVLKPGIIQSDDTIEYQPKIFKVKIITLSDRASTGEYEDRSGPKIMQLTEAFFAENKWKVQIERLVIADDAAQLQAEVNKSETADIIITTGGTGIGPRDITVDVIKPMLQKEIPGIMELIRMKYGAEKPNALISRGVAGVIGNTLIYTLPGSVKAVEEYMTEITKTIRHSIFMLHGLDVH, encoded by the coding sequence ATGGATATTAAAGTAGTTTCTGTAAATATTTCAGAAAAAAAAGGAACAGTAAAGCACCCTGTTGCACAAATAGAGCTCAATGATACAGGGGTTTTGGGCGATGCTCACTCGGGCAAATGGCACCGACAGGTTAGCTTATTGGGAACCGAAAGCTTTCACAAATTTCAGAAGCAAGCCAACCGTCAGCTTAACTACGGCGAATTTGCTGAAAACATTACTACTGAAGGAATCATCCTTTACGAAACTCATCCACTCGACAGGTTCATAATTGGCGAAGCCTTGCTAGAAGTAACCCAGATTGGCAAAAAATGCCATGGCGATGGTTGTGCCATTTACAGGGAAGTTGGCAATTGTGTTATGCCAAAAGAGGGGATTTTTTGCAGGGTATTGAAACCTGGCATTATTCAATCGGACGATACAATCGAATACCAGCCCAAGATTTTCAAGGTAAAAATAATTACCCTGAGCGATCGGGCATCAACAGGGGAATATGAAGATCGCAGTGGGCCTAAAATTATGCAGCTGACTGAAGCCTTTTTCGCTGAAAATAAATGGAAGGTTCAGATTGAAAGGCTTGTGATAGCAGATGATGCGGCTCAACTTCAGGCAGAAGTTAATAAATCGGAAACAGCTGATATTATTATCACCACAGGCGGTACTGGAATTGGCCCCCGCGACATTACCGTGGATGTGATAAAACCTATGCTTCAGAAAGAAATTCCTGGCATCATGGAACTTATTCGTATGAAATACGGAGCAGAAAAGCCCAATGCATTAATCAGTCGCGGTGTGGCCGGTGTAATAGGCAATACATTAATTTACACACTTCCGGGAAGCGTAAAGGCTGTGGAAGAATACATGACCGAAATTACGAAAACCATCAGACATAGTATTTTTATGTTGCACGGACTGGATGTGCATTAA
- a CDS encoding molybdopterin molybdotransferase MoeA encodes MITFEEALAIINNIPVRPHAEKVILSEAAGRVLAEDICSDVEMPPFNKSAVDGYACRRAELPGPFEVLEIVPAGVLPALPVGPGQCSKIMTGAMVPEGADTVIMVEHTETLTDGRILFLKEKTSSNIAWKAEDVKEGQLVLQKGTLLKPHHVAVLAAVGCSHPFVYGRPVIGIISTGNELVEPWQKPEGGQIRNSNAHQLMAQASASGFPYEYIGIASDTPEDTRQMMIKGFEKSDILLLTGGVSMGDFDFVPAVMHELGVNILFKSIAVQPGRPTVLGIKENKFLFGLPGNPVSSFVQFELLVKQLAYRFMGHQLEPRTVKLPMAADYNRKKAERKSFIPVCINANGKIEPLEYHGSAHIHAYEGADGIMSVEIGEMHIEAETLRDVRQF; translated from the coding sequence ATGATAACATTTGAAGAAGCGCTTGCAATAATCAACAACATTCCGGTAAGGCCTCATGCTGAAAAAGTGATACTTTCTGAAGCTGCCGGGCGAGTGCTGGCTGAAGATATATGTTCCGATGTTGAGATGCCGCCATTTAACAAATCTGCTGTTGACGGCTATGCTTGTCGCAGGGCCGAACTTCCGGGGCCCTTTGAAGTATTGGAAATTGTGCCTGCCGGTGTATTACCTGCACTGCCGGTTGGACCTGGTCAGTGTTCAAAAATCATGACAGGTGCAATGGTTCCTGAAGGGGCAGATACTGTAATAATGGTTGAACACACAGAAACTCTGACTGATGGCAGAATTCTTTTTCTGAAAGAAAAAACATCTTCAAACATTGCGTGGAAAGCTGAAGATGTAAAAGAAGGACAACTAGTATTACAAAAAGGAACTTTGCTAAAACCACATCATGTAGCTGTATTGGCTGCTGTCGGATGCAGTCATCCTTTCGTTTATGGTCGCCCTGTTATAGGGATTATTTCAACCGGTAACGAGTTGGTTGAACCCTGGCAAAAGCCCGAAGGAGGACAAATCCGAAACAGCAATGCTCATCAGCTTATGGCTCAGGCGAGTGCTTCCGGGTTCCCGTATGAATATATTGGTATAGCCTCAGACACACCCGAAGATACACGGCAAATGATGATTAAAGGCTTTGAAAAGAGCGATATTCTTTTACTTACAGGCGGCGTATCGATGGGCGACTTTGACTTTGTGCCGGCCGTTATGCATGAACTCGGGGTAAACATTCTTTTTAAAAGCATTGCCGTACAACCAGGACGACCAACTGTTTTGGGAATAAAAGAAAATAAATTTCTGTTTGGACTTCCCGGAAATCCTGTATCATCATTTGTACAGTTTGAACTACTGGTCAAACAGTTAGCCTATCGGTTCATGGGGCACCAATTGGAGCCCAGGACAGTCAAATTACCCATGGCTGCTGATTACAACCGCAAAAAAGCCGAACGAAAATCCTTTATACCTGTGTGCATAAACGCTAATGGGAAAATAGAACCGCTTGAATATCACGGCTCTGCTCATATACATGCTTATGAAGGTGCAGATGGAATAATGTCGGTAGAAATTGGCGAAATGCATATCGAAGCCGAAACATTACGAGATGTACGACAGTTTTGA
- a CDS encoding acyloxyacyl hydrolase: MKKKSAFYSVLLRLFRYLTVISLLLVTVEKSEAQKQRFQAANLLYESRVNYGFLIAHHVEMEIYNSHFPSFEFTIAQAAYGKQQWEAFYNYPVTGVTYWNAWLGNSRDLGQAHAVFPYISFPWIKNNRNELNFRLGAGMAYLTKKFDRLDNYKFTAIGSHLNAAINLMIEYRWKPLHQLQLSAGLQLMHFSNGSTKTPNYGLNIPALSAGAAFRLNKENNYIRRRIRPDLTMFEFDGRKFLEIKAGTTFAVKETGDTDGKRYNIYAGFISATRSLDYKNKLGLCFDLSWDGSDALLVARSNTEPYNKAELTKPGISAAYELVLSRMSFAFNLGFYIGGKDKSEGLSYYKAGIHYLITKDIFTNLTLKTHFARADFVGIGIGYRFKALYY, from the coding sequence GTGAAAAAAAAATCTGCTTTTTATTCAGTATTGCTCAGGCTTTTCAGGTATTTAACTGTAATCTCTTTGTTATTGGTTACAGTTGAAAAATCTGAGGCGCAAAAGCAGCGGTTTCAGGCGGCTAATTTGCTATACGAATCCAGGGTTAATTATGGTTTCCTGATTGCTCATCATGTTGAGATGGAAATTTACAATAGCCATTTTCCGTCGTTTGAATTTACAATTGCGCAAGCTGCTTATGGCAAACAGCAATGGGAAGCATTTTATAATTATCCGGTTACCGGTGTAACTTACTGGAATGCCTGGCTTGGAAATTCGCGTGATTTAGGACAGGCTCATGCCGTTTTTCCATATATCAGTTTCCCCTGGATCAAAAACAACCGGAATGAACTTAATTTTAGGTTAGGAGCCGGAATGGCCTATCTGACCAAAAAATTTGATCGCCTGGATAATTATAAGTTTACGGCCATCGGTTCGCATCTGAATGCTGCCATTAATCTGATGATTGAGTATAGATGGAAACCTCTGCATCAGCTTCAGTTGTCAGCTGGTTTGCAATTGATGCACTTTTCAAATGGCTCAACTAAAACGCCTAATTACGGGCTGAATATTCCGGCATTAAGTGCCGGTGCCGCATTCAGGCTTAATAAGGAAAACAATTATATAAGGCGTCGCATCCGGCCCGATCTTACCATGTTTGAATTTGATGGCAGGAAATTTCTGGAAATTAAAGCCGGAACCACTTTTGCCGTCAAGGAAACAGGCGACACTGATGGTAAAAGATATAATATCTATGCGGGTTTTATTAGTGCAACAAGAAGCCTGGATTATAAAAATAAACTGGGTCTTTGTTTCGACCTTTCATGGGACGGCTCAGATGCGCTGCTGGTTGCCCGAAGCAATACTGAGCCTTATAACAAAGCTGAGCTTACAAAACCCGGCATCAGTGCTGCTTACGAACTGGTGCTTTCACGTATGTCGTTTGCCTTTAACCTTGGCTTTTATATTGGAGGAAAAGATAAAAGTGAAGGATTATCGTATTACAAGGCCGGTATCCATTACCTTATTACCAAAGATATTTTTACCAATCTAACCCTGAAAACTCATTTTGCACGGGCTGATTTTGTTGGGATTGGGATTGGATACAGGTTCAAAGCGTTATATTATTAG
- the mazG gene encoding nucleoside triphosphate pyrophosphohydrolase, which yields MDSRLAAFERLLTIMDELRAGCPWDKKQTLESLRYLTIEETYELSDAILEKNMADIKGELGDLMLHLVFYSKIASEQNAFDITDVLNGICDKLVRRHPHIYGDVTANDAEAVKNNWEKIKLTEKSSDGKNRKTVLSGVPGSLPAMVKAYRIQEKARGVGFDWDYVGQVWDKVQEELGELQYEKINGTPEKIEDEFGDLLFALINYARFINVNPEDALERTNKKFIRRFNHIEESVNLIGKSMHDMTLEELDVYWNEAKAKEK from the coding sequence ATGGATTCGAGACTAGCCGCATTTGAACGTTTGCTTACTATCATGGACGAATTAAGAGCCGGTTGCCCCTGGGATAAAAAGCAAACCCTCGAGAGTCTTCGCTATTTAACCATAGAAGAAACCTATGAATTAAGCGATGCCATTCTTGAAAAAAACATGGCTGATATCAAAGGAGAACTTGGCGATTTAATGTTACATCTTGTTTTTTATTCAAAAATAGCTTCAGAACAAAACGCTTTTGATATTACAGATGTATTAAACGGCATATGTGATAAGCTGGTAAGACGTCACCCTCATATTTACGGCGATGTAACAGCCAACGATGCAGAAGCTGTAAAAAACAACTGGGAAAAAATTAAATTAACCGAGAAAAGCAGTGATGGTAAAAATCGCAAAACGGTGCTTTCAGGAGTCCCCGGCTCGTTGCCCGCAATGGTAAAAGCTTATCGCATTCAGGAAAAAGCACGCGGTGTCGGGTTCGACTGGGATTATGTAGGACAGGTTTGGGATAAAGTTCAGGAAGAATTAGGCGAACTACAGTATGAGAAGATAAACGGAACACCTGAAAAGATTGAAGATGAATTTGGCGACCTGCTATTTGCACTGATTAATTACGCCCGGTTTATCAATGTAAATCCGGAAGATGCTCTGGAACGTACCAATAAGAAATTTATCCGTCGCTTTAATCACATAGAAGAAAGTGTAAATCTGATAGGCAAATCAATGCATGATATGACTCTGGAGGAGCTGGACGTATACTGGAACGAAGCCAAAGCCAAAGAAAAATAA
- a CDS encoding peroxiredoxin, translating into MSVLVGKKAPHFEADAVINGGEIVEKYSLSQFIGKKHVVFFFYPLDFTFVCPTEILAFQHKLDEFHKRNVAVVGCSVDSVHSHWAWLNTELNKGGIKGVTFPLVSDLSKTISENYEVLAGSYEYDEEDNKLEFDGEAVAYRGLFLIDKQGIVRHQVVNDLPLGRSVDEALRMVDALQFFEENGEVCPADWHKGDKAIKATPEGIADYLSSK; encoded by the coding sequence TTATAAACGGTGGTGAGATTGTTGAAAAATACTCTCTTAGCCAATTTATTGGGAAAAAGCATGTTGTATTTTTCTTCTATCCGCTGGACTTTACATTTGTTTGTCCTACTGAAATTCTTGCATTTCAGCACAAGCTCGATGAGTTTCACAAAAGGAATGTTGCAGTTGTGGGCTGCTCGGTAGATTCAGTGCATTCACACTGGGCATGGCTGAATACCGAACTCAATAAAGGTGGAATCAAAGGTGTTACTTTTCCGCTGGTTTCAGATTTATCAAAAACAATTTCTGAAAATTACGAGGTGCTTGCTGGCTCTTATGAATATGATGAAGAGGACAATAAACTCGAATTTGATGGTGAAGCTGTTGCATACCGTGGTTTATTTTTGATTGATAAACAAGGTATTGTTCGTCATCAGGTTGTCAATGATTTGCCTTTGGGGCGCAGTGTTGACGAGGCTTTACGCATGGTGGATGCGCTGCAGTTTTTTGAAGAAAACGGGGAAGTGTGCCCGGCCGACTGGCACAAAGGCGATAAAGCCATCAAAGCAACACCTGAAGGAATTGCTGATTACCTCTCTTCGAAATAG